One segment of Spirochaetota bacterium DNA contains the following:
- a CDS encoding NAD-dependent epimerase/dehydratase family protein, producing the protein MNILVTGATGFLGQTLLSYIFNDNYFKDSNIYSFVIPGDKFENDIKKYENLKIVYGDIRNYEDTLKATRNIDIVINCAGLISYWKKDLPKLLDINYKGVSNIVNSCIINNIKKLIHISSVGAIGFFKDGTLADENTPYNYPKNLYYMYSKYLGQKVIEDNIKSNKINAIILCPASIMGPGDPDINTPHNQIYKRVYEGKFFGCFSGGLAVVDVRDIVKIIIKIIKNNYKNDKYLIVGKNLRYKEVIKTIEKYSGKKTYPFSITPFILTFAGSILETISLITNKKPLLTKAYGRLSGWKAYYSNKKSIETFNHSYIDFDKTIEDSCKYFEEKFLKNNF; encoded by the coding sequence ATGAATATTCTTGTTACTGGAGCAACTGGATTTTTAGGACAAACTCTATTATCATACATTTTTAATGATAACTACTTCAAGGATTCAAATATTTATTCTTTTGTTATCCCAGGTGATAAATTTGAAAATGATATTAAAAAATATGAAAATTTAAAAATTGTATATGGGGATATCAGAAATTATGAAGACACTTTAAAAGCAACCAGAAACATTGATATAGTAATAAACTGCGCTGGGCTTATATCTTATTGGAAAAAAGATTTGCCAAAATTACTAGATATTAATTATAAAGGGGTTTCTAATATTGTCAATTCTTGTATAATAAATAATATAAAAAAATTAATTCATATATCATCTGTTGGAGCTATAGGTTTCTTTAAAGATGGAACTCTTGCAGATGAAAATACACCATATAATTACCCAAAAAATCTTTACTATATGTATAGTAAGTATTTGGGGCAAAAAGTTATTGAAGATAATATTAAGAGTAATAAAATAAATGCTATAATTCTTTGTCCAGCTTCTATTATGGGACCTGGAGATCCTGATATTAATACTCCTCATAATCAGATATATAAGAGGGTTTATGAAGGTAAATTTTTTGGATGCTTTTCTGGCGGGCTTGCAGTTGTAGATGTTAGAGATATTGTTAAAATAATAATAAAGATCATAAAAAATAATTACAAAAATGATAAATATCTCATAGTTGGAAAAAATCTTCGATATAAAGAAGTAATTAAAACAATCGAAAAATATTCTGGTAAAAAAACATATCCTTTTTCAATTACACCATTTATATTAACATTTGCTGGATCAATCCTAGAAACTATATCTTTAATAACTAATAAAAAACCATTACTTACAAAAGCTTATGGAAGGCTGAGTGGCTGGAAAGCTTATTATTCAAATAAAAAAAGCATTGAAACTTTTAACCATTCATATATTGATTTTGATAAAACTATAGAAGATTCCTGTAAATATTTTGAAGAAAAATTTCTTAAAAATAACTTTTAA
- a CDS encoding HAD-IIIA family hydrolase, with the protein MKNKAIFFDKENTLIKDNGYDPNFNESLIFDDVLEGLFFLKEREYLLFIITNQSGINRGFFSKDIFDQNMKKFINYFLLNGIVFINYFYCPHMPEENCNCRKPEVLNIKRAEALYNIDLSKSYIIGDRISDVYLGINCGMNIIFVERGYPEIEKNKKRFDSKKDYLLEEELIKKYNIVKIKDFKYLYKYIV; encoded by the coding sequence ATGAAGAATAAAGCTATTTTTTTTGATAAGGAAAATACTTTAATTAAAGATAATGGATATGATCCAAATTTTAATGAATCTTTAATTTTTGATGATGTTTTGGAAGGATTATTTTTTTTAAAAGAAAGAGAATATTTACTTTTTATAATAACAAATCAATCAGGTATAAATAGAGGATTTTTTTCAAAAGATATATTTGATCAAAACATGAAAAAATTTATAAATTATTTTCTTTTAAATGGAATAGTTTTTATTAATTATTTTTATTGTCCTCACATGCCAGAAGAGAATTGCAATTGTAGAAAACCAGAAGTATTAAATATTAAAAGAGCAGAAGCTCTTTATAATATAGATTTAAGCAAAAGTTATATTATTGGAGATAGAATATCTGATGTATATCTTGGGATAAATTGTGGAATGAATATTATATTTGTTGAAAGAGGTTACCCTGAAATAGAGAAAAATAAGAAAAGATTTGATTCTAAAAAAGATTATTTGTTAGAAGAAGAACTAATTAAAAAATATAATATTGTTAAGATAAAAGATTTCAAATATCTTTATAAATATATAGTATAA